The segment TTTGTGATACTTTTGGGCGCGATTTTAGGCACGATTTGCGGGGGAAATTTGCTACTTAAATTTTGCGCTTATGGCGTGTGTTTTGTGGGCGCATTTTATGGAATTGCTCGCTCAATCCACCTATACAAGGTGCATAGCGCGATTTTAGGTAATCTGCCTTTTGGCGTGCATGGTTGCTCATTTAAGCCAAATTTCCCGCTAAATTTGCCACTTGATGAGTGGTTTGCTAGCTTTTTTAAGCCAACTGGCGATTGTGGCTTAGACGCGCCCATAATTCCGCTAGGAACGAGCCTAGATTCTATTCAAAGTTTTTTTGTGGATTTGTATTCTAATGGCTGGTATTTGATCCCGGGCGCGAAATTTGGCACAATGGCTGAGTGCATGATTTTAGCCTTTGGCGTGATTTTAGCGGTTTTATTTGTGATGATGAGTGCGCAAATTTACGCTATGTTTTCAAAGAAAATTTAGGGCAAAATTTTAAAATTTTGATGATCTAATTTTTGGATTTTTTTATTTTTGATTAGCTTATTTACAGCCACGGAGACATTTTGGCGCGGGGCTCCGACGAAGCTTGCGATTTCGCTGACACCGCCATTTACATGCGCGACGCCCTCTTGTGAGATTTGGAGCAAAAATTTATATGTGCGGGTTTCGACGCTATCAAAAACCAGCTCTTTTATCACATTTTTTTGCATTGTCATATTTTTCAAAAACGAGTTAAAAAGATAAATCGCAAAGTCTTGGTTGAACTCAAACAGATCAATCACGGTGGATAAATTTGCCTCTAAAATTTCAGCGTCTTTTGTGATTTCAAATGACGAAAAGGTATCGACTAGCACGAAAGAACCCGCCCCAAAGTAGCTTAGCACATACTCCCTGCCGCTTTCGTGGTAGGTATTTAGCTTGCCCTCGCCTTTTAGGATTATCATAAAAAGCTTTTTTTGAGCGTAAATCATCGAGCCTTTTTGATAGGAAATGCGTCTGAATTTATCCAAATCCTCTTTGCCGAAAAACGATAACTCCTCGCCCTCAAAAACCCCTGTCGTCCTAGTCCCCATAAAATGCCTTTTTATTTTTATTATCTCACAAAAAGGTTAAGTATCGATAATAAAAACTAAATTTGTCATAAAAATGACAAATTTTTATTTTTGTTTTTTATAAAATTTATCAAAATTTTACAAAGGAGAAAATTTGAAAATTCTAAATTTAGCTCTTTGCTTAGGTCTTTTAACCTGCGCCGCAAACGCCCTTAGCGTGGGCGATAGCGCGTATAGCGTAGCTGTTAAAAATATCAGCCTAAGTGCAGATTTAAGCGAAAGTGTCGGAAGATTAATGCCGACAAATGAGATCAAAATCATCGAAGCAGATGATAAAAAGGTCAAATTTAGCCTTGAAGGCTACCAAAGCGCAAAGGCGCAAAATATCATTTATTTTACCCCTAAGGCGAGAATTATCTCGGTTGCTTTTTCAAAACAGGCGAAATTCGACGCTGAGGTTTTGGAGAATTTAGGCGAGTATAACAAGGTAAAAATCACAGCCTATACTTCACCAGACGCGCTAGAAACGGATTTGAAAGCGATTTTTAGCACAGCGAAGAAAAACCACGAAGAAAACTGCGGCACCTGCCACCCGCTTCACAGAGGCGAAACTCAGGTCGCAAATAGATGGCCTGCGCTGATTAAATCAATGCAATCACGCACGCCATTAACCCAAGATGAAATTTGGGTTATCACTCAGTATTTACAAAAACATTCAAAAGACATTAATGTCGATTAAAGGAGAAAAGATGAAAAGACGAAGTTTCTTAAAAGGCAGCGTCGCTCTGGGTGCTGCTAGCGCAATTCCAAATTTTGCCCTTGGGGCAGAGGCAAATACCGCTTTGGTTAAAAACGGCGAAGTTCTCACTGCGGCGCACTGGGGAATTTTAAAAGCTACCGTAAAAGACGGCAAAATCGTAAAATCACAGGCTTGGAAAAAAACTTCAAATGTGCCAAATCCTTTGCAAACAGCCATGGACGATTTGGTTTATAAAGCAAGAATCAAAGCCCCAATGGTTCGCAAAAGCTACCTTGAAAACCCAGATAGCCCAAAACCTGAGCTTCGTGGCAAGGACGAGTGGGTCGAAGTGCCTTATGAAGAGGCTATCAAACTTGTCGCAAGAGAACTTAAAAAAACACGCGAACAAAAGGGTATGAATAGCATTTGTGCAGGAAGCTACGCTTGGCAAAGCTCAGGCGCACTTGGCATGGCAAGAACACTTCTTCATAGATTTATGAATATGACAGGTGGTTTTGTGGGCGTTACCGGGGATTTTTCAACCGGAGCTGCGCAAGTGATTTTACCGCATGTCGTGGGATCTAGCCAAGTCTATGAGCAACAAACCGTTTGGCCTGTGGTTTTAGAAAACTCAAAAGTCGTTGTGCTTTGGGGTATGAATCCAATCGGCACTTTGCGTTTGTCATTTACGGTTTCTGATGAAGGCTCGTTTAAATATTTTGAAAAATTGCGCGATAGCGGTAAAGAAATCATTATAATTGACCCGCTCAAAACAATCACAACTAAATTTTTCGAAGGCAAAGCTACTCATATCAGACCTACTCCAAATACCGATGTCGCGATGATGTTAGCTATGGCAAATCACCTACTAAAATCAGGTAAATATGATAAAGAATTTTTAAGCACTTACACCGTTGGCTTTGATAAATTTGAGCAGTATTTACTAGGCAAAGAAGACGGCGTAGAAAAAACACCTGAGTGGGCAGAGAAAATTTGCGGAATCGAAGCAAAAGTTATAAAAGAATTAGCCGAAAAATTCTTTGATAATCGCACTATGATTATGGCTGGTTGGGGTATGCAAAGAGCGCACCACGGCGAACAAGTGCATTGGATGATAGTAACTCTTGCTAGTATGCTTGGTCAAATCGGGCTTCCTGGTGGTGGATTTGGTTTTAGCTACCACTATGCAAACGGCGGAACTCCAAGTTGCGTTGGTGGCGTGATTAAAACAATCAACGCAGGAAGCGTAGGCGTTATCAAAGACGGCAAATATATGGGTCCTGCTAATGCTGATGGGGCAAAAGAAAATGCAGCGCAATCTTGGCTATCTAATACTGCTTTGATGTCATATCCTGTCGCAAGAAACGCGGACGCTTTGCTAAATCCGGGTGCCACACTTGATGATAACGGAAATAAAATCACATATCCTGATATGGATTTTATCTACTGGGTCGGCGGAAATCCGCTCACACAACAACAAGACACAAACAAAAATGTCAAGGCTTGGCGAAAACCACGAACTATCGTCGTAAATGAAATTTACTGGACACCGACAGCAAAAATGGCTGACATCGTTTTCCCTGTAACTAGTTCTTATGAAAGAAACGATATTTCTATGACAGGGGACTATACAAATATGCATATCGTCCCACAAAAACAGGTCGTAGAAAAACAATTTGGCGCAAAAGATGATTATCAAGTTTTCGTTGATTTGTGTAAAGCTTATGCGGACGGACTTGCAGAAGCCTACACAGAAGGCGGCAAAACCGAAATGGACTGGATAAAAGAGTTCTATGAAACAGCGGCAAATCAAGTAAATGCAAACGAAGCTTTGGGAATAAAAATGCCAAGTTTTGAAGAGTGGTGGAACAAAAACGAACCGACTGAATTTTTCCCTACAATGGAGAGCGAAAGCTATGTAACTTTTGCAGATTTTAGAGAAGATCCGATTTTAAATGCACTTGGCACACCAAGCGGACTAATCGAAATTTACTCTGAAACTATCGAAAAAATGGGCTATGATGACTGCAAGGCTCACCCGACATGGTTTGAGCCAATCGAGTGGCTAGGTATGAAGGATAAACCAGCCAGATTCCACATGATAAGCCCACACCCAAATGATCGCTTACACTCACAACAAAACCAAACTAAGCTAAGAGATAGCTATGCAGTAGCTGGAAGAGAGCCGATTTTCATCAACGAAGAAGACGCAAAAGAGCTAGGTATAAAGGGCGGCGATTTGGTAAGAGTTTTCAACGCTAGGGGTCAAATTTTAGCAGGTGCGGTTGTAAATGATGACACGCCAAGAAATGTCGTAAAACTATGCGAAGGTGCTTGGTATGATCCAAACGAAAACGGACTTTGCAAAAACGGCTCGGCAAATGTGCTTACTATCGATATTCCGACAAGCAAACTAGCTAACGGAAATATCTCTCACACTTGCCTTGTAAATATCGAGCCTTATAAACCAAAAGACGGCGAAGACATTACGCTAACTGCGTTTATGCCGCCAAAAGGCGCGAAATAAGCAAAATTTGGCTAGGATTTTCTAGCCAAATTTTAAAATTCTACAAAATTTTGCAAATTTCAAAATTCCGCTATCGCAAATTTGAAATACTGCCCCGAAATTTTGCTTTTTAAAATCCAACGAAATTTCTACGAATTCCTCAATTTACAAAGTTACTTCGCAAGCTTATAATAAATCAATACAAAATTTTGCACCACATAATCAAAATTTCAACCCATTTTAAGGGGGGGGGGGGGTAGAATAAAACTTTATTTTTTTTCAAGGAGAAAACTATGGATGAAGAGCTACACTTAGACTGCCCATTTTGTGGCAAGGACGACATCAAATACGGAGTATCAGTTTGCAGTGGTTGCCAAGCTGAGATTAGATATGGTGTATCGTGGGCTCCAACTTTAATTTTGGGTGTAATATTGTTTATCGTAGGTGCTGCTATGGGTAGCGCTATTGGTGGCCTTGTTTGTATCGGTGGATTGGTCGGTATCGTCATAGGTGCATATAGATTTTTACAAAATTTAAGCTATAAAAAAGGTCCTAAATTTTTCAGACGAGAATTTCGTTAATTCTATGTTTATTTGTAGGTATCCAAACCTACAAATAATCGTTTATGTGATATTAGAGGTTCAATATGGCTTATTATGACATGTGGGGAAATCGGTATGAAAAAGTTAGCAGTGGTGGAGGCATTCTTGGATTACTTCTCATAGTTGGTTTTATATGGCTTGTTTCAGGCGATAACACACCCTCTAATACACCGACAGATAACAAGGTTATCAAAAGTATAAATCTAAGCAATAGAGAAAAAACCATGCAAATCCAGCGAATTCTTATCAAAAACGGCTATAAACTCAAAGCCGATGGCGTTTTTGGGAAAAAGACAATCAGCGCTGCAAAGAAATTTACAGGGCTAAATTCTGCGGATTTAAACACACTTTATATTGCTGTTAAAAATAAAGCAGACGGCAAAAAGAATTAATATAATATCATAGGGTGGGCATTTTGCCCACCATAAGGTTGCCGAATTTTCGGTGCAAAACGCCCACCCTACAACACTTCTAACCAAAGGATGGATATGAAAAATTTATTTTCATTTATGTTGGCTAGTGCGCTGTGCGCGGTGCTAGCAGGATGTGGTGGCGACGATAGCCAGTCTAGTGCAAATGCTGGGGGCGAGACCGAGAAACCAGCGCAAGAAGTCGCTCAAAAACCAATCGAGAGATCGGTAGAAAAGCCAAAAGACCCAGCGCTTGAAAAAGCAGAAAAAGAGGTCGAGGCGATGAGTTTGAAGGATTTTGTCGTTTTGTTCGAAAACGATGGTTGCTTTAAGGTAGATACGAACCAAACCGCCAAACTCGCTTGTGAAGGCAAATTTGAACCATATGCAAAGGAACTTTATAGTTCACAAAGCAGTCTTAAAAATGGTGCAGATAATGTACTATATTTATATTATGAGTTGGATTTTATAAATGATTATTTTAAAAAAAATAAAAAGCTAGGCTCTGTTTCGGATATGCTGGCTAGTAAGTCAAATATATCAGATATTAACAAAAACATATGGCGAAGGGCTGGTGTTATATTTATTAATGG is part of the Campylobacter sp. VBCF_01 NA2 genome and harbors:
- the dsbI gene encoding protein-disulfide oxidoreductase DsbI, with translation MSRVLFKICAWQNSAKPWIYLIFVCALLIIIAHYFFQEYLFMAPCEQCVYIRLAFFVILLGAILGTICGGNLLLKFCAYGVCFVGAFYGIARSIHLYKVHSAILGNLPFGVHGCSFKPNFPLNLPLDEWFASFFKPTGDCGLDAPIIPLGTSLDSIQSFFVDLYSNGWYLIPGAKFGTMAECMILAFGVILAVLFVMMSAQIYAMFSKKI
- a CDS encoding peptidoglycan-binding domain-containing protein, giving the protein MAYYDMWGNRYEKVSSGGGILGLLLIVGFIWLVSGDNTPSNTPTDNKVIKSINLSNREKTMQIQRILIKNGYKLKADGVFGKKTISAAKKFTGLNSADLNTLYIAVKNKADGKKN
- a CDS encoding molybdopterin guanine dinucleotide-containing S/N-oxide reductase encodes the protein MKRRSFLKGSVALGAASAIPNFALGAEANTALVKNGEVLTAAHWGILKATVKDGKIVKSQAWKKTSNVPNPLQTAMDDLVYKARIKAPMVRKSYLENPDSPKPELRGKDEWVEVPYEEAIKLVARELKKTREQKGMNSICAGSYAWQSSGALGMARTLLHRFMNMTGGFVGVTGDFSTGAAQVILPHVVGSSQVYEQQTVWPVVLENSKVVVLWGMNPIGTLRLSFTVSDEGSFKYFEKLRDSGKEIIIIDPLKTITTKFFEGKATHIRPTPNTDVAMMLAMANHLLKSGKYDKEFLSTYTVGFDKFEQYLLGKEDGVEKTPEWAEKICGIEAKVIKELAEKFFDNRTMIMAGWGMQRAHHGEQVHWMIVTLASMLGQIGLPGGGFGFSYHYANGGTPSCVGGVIKTINAGSVGVIKDGKYMGPANADGAKENAAQSWLSNTALMSYPVARNADALLNPGATLDDNGNKITYPDMDFIYWVGGNPLTQQQDTNKNVKAWRKPRTIVVNEIYWTPTAKMADIVFPVTSSYERNDISMTGDYTNMHIVPQKQVVEKQFGAKDDYQVFVDLCKAYADGLAEAYTEGGKTEMDWIKEFYETAANQVNANEALGIKMPSFEEWWNKNEPTEFFPTMESESYVTFADFREDPILNALGTPSGLIEIYSETIEKMGYDDCKAHPTWFEPIEWLGMKDKPARFHMISPHPNDRLHSQQNQTKLRDSYAVAGREPIFINEEDAKELGIKGGDLVRVFNARGQILAGAVVNDDTPRNVVKLCEGAWYDPNENGLCKNGSANVLTIDIPTSKLANGNISHTCLVNIEPYKPKDGEDITLTAFMPPKGAK
- a CDS encoding LptM family lipoprotein, with product MKNLFSFMLASALCAVLAGCGGDDSQSSANAGGETEKPAQEVAQKPIERSVEKPKDPALEKAEKEVEAMSLKDFVVLFENDGCFKVDTNQTAKLACEGKFEPYAKELYSSQSSLKNGADNVLYLYYELDFINDYFKKNKKLGSVSDMLASKSNISDINKNIWRRAGVIFINGYGKYLIIRDSDIDVENSTITLSEMDQDIYDKVDKISKDLGDTYFITSDHYFSNFHNKKLAREAELKDIYRELAYEKGELKGAVFEIKDGKYVVKFPLADAMKANIKKARQILKKL
- a CDS encoding cytochrome C; the protein is MKILNLALCLGLLTCAANALSVGDSAYSVAVKNISLSADLSESVGRLMPTNEIKIIEADDKKVKFSLEGYQSAKAQNIIYFTPKARIISVAFSKQAKFDAEVLENLGEYNKVKITAYTSPDALETDLKAIFSTAKKNHEENCGTCHPLHRGETQVANRWPALIKSMQSRTPLTQDEIWVITQYLQKHSKDINVD
- a CDS encoding Crp/Fnr family transcriptional regulator gives rise to the protein MGTRTTGVFEGEELSFFGKEDLDKFRRISYQKGSMIYAQKKLFMIILKGEGKLNTYHESGREYVLSYFGAGSFVLVDTFSSFEITKDAEILEANLSTVIDLFEFNQDFAIYLFNSFLKNMTMQKNVIKELVFDSVETRTYKFLLQISQEGVAHVNGGVSEIASFVGAPRQNVSVAVNKLIKNKKIQKLDHQNFKILP